GGCAGGCCTCCATGGTACGGCGGGATAGTTCTCCCCACGCGCGTGGGGATGGTCCGCACGTTCAGATGGCGGCTGTGGATCGATTGGCGTTCTCCCCACGCGCGTGGGGATGGTCCGCCTGGCCCCGGGAGCCGAAACCACCGCATTGCGTTCTCCCCACGCGCGTGGGGATCGTCCGGAAATCGCGAGCAAGCTCAGGCCATCCAGGCCGTTCTCCCCACGCGCGTGGGGGTGGTCCGCGGCAGCTGCCAGTTCTTCTCTTCCCGCACCCGCAGAAGGGAGCTCCCCGCTCCTGCCGCCAGTAGGATGTCCAGTTGTTGCTGGAGCGGAAGTTCAGCCGGAAATTTCAGAGCATCGAAAAAGCAGCGCGAATCCGCCTGGAACTGCTGAACGCGGCGACCTCGCTTCGGGATCTCGAATTGCCCTGACTCCGGCTCGAAGCGTTGAAGGGTGAGAGAAAAGGCCAATACAGCATCCGGATCAACGACCAGTTCCGGATCTGCTTTGAATGGCGGGATGGCGACGCACATGAGGTTGAAATCGTCGACTATCACTGAAGGGAGGAATTGACATGGCGACGAAAACAGCGAAGCGTTTAGCAGGTCGCTGAAAAAACGCCCGCGCGGAGCCGAAAATTGTTCTGTTTTTCGATTTCCGCCCAAGAGGAAGCCCTGGGAACGGATCGCCCCCCTGCCCACTCGCCTTCCAGCGGCCATTGGAAGGCCGCCGGAAGGCTGTTTCCGCGCTCCTCAGGCAGTCGCCGCCGCCATCAGGTTCCTCATCCTCACCAGATTGTATGCGGCTGCCGCCAGCGTGAACAGCCATCCCACCTTCTCCCGCCCCCTCAGCTTCACCTTCCTCAGCCCCGCCACCACCTTCGCCCATCCGAAGAACTCCTCCACCAGCTTCCGCCTCCTCTGGCTCATCCAGTAGCCTTCATGCCGCGTCGTCCTCCCATCCACCGCGCTGCGCCGTCCGCTCACGTTCTGCGCCACATGCGGCGTCACGTTCAGATCCTTCATCTGCTCCACAAACTCCCGCGTGTCGTACCCCTTGTCTCCGGCCAGCGTCACCCGCTTCGTCCCTCCCGGAATCTCCCGCGCCATCTCCACCGCCGCTTCCCGCTCCGCCCGCCCGTAGGCTTTCGTCACCCGCACGTTCACGATCAGCCCGTGCCGGTTCTCTCCCAGCACGTGTCCCAGATAGCTCAGCTTCGCCTCCGCCGTCTGACTCTTCCGCCACAGCCGCGCCTCCGGATCCGTCACCGACTCGTGCGTCTCATTCGACCGCTGCTGCCCCCGGAAGTCCACTTCCCGATTCCGCCCACCCTGTTTCGGTTCGTCCTCATCCGACTTCTCCTGTTTCGGCCGGAAGCTCTTCTGGCTCGCCCACGCCTCCACCATCGTCCCGTCCACCGAAAAATGCTCGCTCGACATCAGCCCCTGCTGCTTCGCCTGCCGCACGATCTCGCCAAAGAACTGCCGCGCTACGTCCCCTTCCAGCAGCCGGTCCCGGTTCTTCGTGAACACCGTCGCGTGCCAGACCTCCTCGCTCATCCCCAGACCCACGAACCACCGGAACAGCAGGTTGTAGCGCAGCTGCTCGACCAGCATCCTCTCGCTCCGGATTGTGTACAGCAGCATCAGCAACTGCGCCCGCAGCAGCCGCTCCGGCGCGATCGACGGCCGCCCCACTTCTCCGTAAATCTCATCGAAGGTGTCGTCCAGCCTCTGCAGCGCCTCGTCCACCATCGCCCGGATCGGCCGCAGCGGGTGATCGGCCGGCACCAGATCCTCCAGGCTCGCGTACAGGAACATCTCTTGCTGCTGACGGTCTTCTCCTCTCATGGCGTCCCTACACTAGGAAAGACGCATCAAACATTTCCGAGGTGTCTTGTTCCGGAGTTTTTCAGCGACCTGTTAGCTCCCATCCATCCGGGGGAGGTGCTGCAAGAGTTTCTGCGGGAGTCCGGCCTGACGGCCGATGCGCTTGCCACAGCCCTGCGTGTGCCTGCGAACTGGATCGGAGGCATTGTCAAAGGACAGCGCGGCATCAGCGCCGACACGGCGCTGCGCCTTGCCCGCTATTTGGGCACCTCGGCTCAGATGTAGCTCAATCTCCGGGCGAGGTAGGACCTGGCGGTGGCAGAAGACGAAGCGGGCAGCCGGATGCAGAGGGAAGTTCTGCCGCGCAACGCCGCCTGAGCGTCGATCGAGAAGAAGGCCGCCCTCATCAACGCAATCCAGTTACCTGGCAAATTGGCCCGTGCATTGTGACAGCGACGACAGGGCCGCAGTGGGGATTGAGCTGGTCGGAGGATGGATTCGGCAACCGGTTGGCGCAAAATGTAACGAAGGGGACGGCGCCTGTGGTTTCGTTGTCGATCAACGCGGCGACAAACCGGATCACGACCAGCGGCTTCGCCTACGATGCGGCGAGCAACCTCGTGCAGTGGCCGGGCGGGACGGTGACCATCGGGGCCGAGTATGACGTCGAAGGGCGGCTGAGCGTGGTGAAGTGGGACGGGGTGGAGCGCGAGCGCTACTACTACGACGCGCGGAACCTGCGGGTAGCAGGCGGGGGCTCGTATCAGGTGTACGGCCTGAGTGGCGAACTGCTGGGCGAGTATCAGGCGTCGGCGGGTTTGGTGGTGCCGCGGCTGTGGCGCGAGCGGGTGTACTTCGCCGGGCGGCTGGTGGCGACGGTGGAGGAAAACGGCAGCGTGGCGGAAGCGAAAACGGACCGCCTGGGATCGTTGAAGGGCTGGTCCGGCGCGAAACGGTATCCGTACGGCGACGGGAACAACGCCGACAACGACGAATTCGCGACGTACCGGAAGGACACGACGAAGCAGGCGAATCTGGAAGGCGCATCGCCTGGCGGGGGCATTGGGGGCCGCAATCGGCCTGAAGGGGCTGGCCTGGCTTTCTCAGCGTCTGCAGGGGCATCGGAAAGTGTGAGATGAGCGGGTTGCGAAGACCGCACTGTTGGCGCGGTCGAAGATGATTCGACCGTCTCCAGCGCTGTGAAAGCACGGGGCACTCGTCTGAGATCGGAATTGCGCGTGTGCTCCCGCCGGCACCGCAACTTCCGCGGACACTGATTTGCGATCAGGAGAATCAGGCAGTCCGAGAAGAGACAGGCGGATTCCGGGCTGGCGCAGGGCGCCCGGAGGCGACTGAAGGGGGCCTGGAATTGGGCCGCGGCGGGGGCGAAGCCGGTTTCGGTTGGTTTTGCAGATTCCTCGATCGGGGGGATTGCGAGCGGTGCGGGGAGTGGTTTCCGGGACGGGGACGCAGAGTTGGGATGCAGCCCTCGCGCAAGCGCGAGGGGAAATCCGTTGGGGAGGGCGCGGGGACGCAGAGTTGGGATGCAGCCCTCGCGCAAGCGCGAGGGGAAACCCGTTGGGGAGGGCGCGGGGAACACAGTTGGGATGCAGCCCTCGCGCGAGCGCGAGGGGAAACCCGTTGGGGAGTGAGCGAGGGGACGGTTGGGATGCAGCCCTCGCGCAAGCGCGAGGGGAAACCCGGGAGGGGGAGGGCGCGGGGACGCAGAGTTGGGATGCAGCCCTCGCGCAAGCGCGAGGGGAAATCCGTTGGGGAGTGAGCGAGGGGACGGTTGGGATGCAGCCCTCGCGCGAGCGCGAGGGGAAATCCGTTGGGGAGGGCGCGGGGACGCAGAGTTGGGATGCAGCCCTCGCGCAAGCGCGAGGGGAAACGCGTTGGGATGCAGCCCTCGCGCAAGCGGGTCTGTGAAGAAATCAGGTTTGAGACGCGGAGGAAGGGGGGGGAGAGATCTGGGAAGCCTCTGGCGGCTGTTGGAAATCGGAATGGCCGGGGCTGGAGCGGCCCCGGCGTGGGGCGTTGGGCCGGTTTGGCCCGCCCGGGGGCGCTCAGCAGGTGGCGGCGGCCAGCGTGGGCGGCGCCGATTCCAGCTTCCTCCACACCAGCCGGATCCACTGCATCACGTTATAGGCCAGCGCCCACAGCATGCCTTCCTGTCTGACTTTCCGCCAGCCCCTCACATGAAAGCGCCGCAGCCCCAGCACCCCTTTGATCTGCAGCTGCGGAAACTCTCCGTACCGGCTCCGCTGGCGGTAAAACTGCCGGCCTTCCGGGCTGGCCATCCGCTCCAGGTAGGCCCGCATCGCTTCGCTCTCCTCGGCCCGCTCCACCCACCGGCCCCGCCCCTCGGCCCGCCCGCAGCAGTCGCGCCGGTGCGGACATGCCGCACAGGCCTCGGCCGCAGCCTCGTACCGCACCTTCCGCGCCCCGTTCTTCCACCGCGACCGCCCCCGCTTGAGCCGCTCCCCCGCCGGGCAGATCAGCTCGTCGTTCTCCGCGTCATAGACGAAAGCCTGCGGCCCGAACTCTTCCCCAATCCCGTTGCGCACCAGCCCGCCCCGGTGCCGCGCCGCGTCCGGCTCCCACGGCGCATACAGCTCGATCCCCTCCCGGTGGGCGTACTCGACTTTGCGGCGCGACGTGGTGCCCCCATCGGCCAGCATCCGCTCCGGCACCCGCGCCGGGCGCGCCGGGGCGGGGCGCGCGCGGGCGCTCCAGTCGGCGACGAGGACGTGCTCGAACACGGGCGTAGTATAGCAGCTGCCACCGGTCCACTCCCGGTGGCGGAGCCGGGCGCGACGCGAAATCCCTTGACAGACCTGACCGGTCAATACTATACTCACCAGGACCGAAGTAAGTGATTTTTTTGCAGGAGGAGAATCTTGCGCTCAGCTATATCGGCTTTCCTGTTCCTCGCCGTTCTCGTTCCGGTCACCAGTACCGCGGGGGTCGTGATCGTGAACCACGATGAATGGACCCTTTCCGATTCTGGCGTTAACGCCGCCCAATTCGGCGCCAACATCGCCAACTATTTCGCCGGAGGGCCGGGCGGGAATTTTCTGATTTATTCGGATGATACTTTTGCGCTGGCCAACAGCACATTGATCAATGCCATCACATCCGCCGGGCACACTGTCACGGTCAATACGGGCATCACCTTCGATCTGCCGACGCTGTCCGCCTACACCGGCGTTTTTCTTGGAGGAT
This DNA window, taken from Bryobacteraceae bacterium, encodes the following:
- a CDS encoding hypothetical protein (possible pseudo, internal stop codon) gives rise to the protein MLLTVFSSHGVPTLGKTHQTFPRCLVPEFFSDLLAPIHPGEVLQEFLRESGLTADALATALRVPANWIGGIVKGQRGISADTALRLARYLGTSAQM
- a CDS encoding DDE transposase encodes the protein MFLYASLEDLVPADHPLRPIRAMVDEALQRLDDTFDEIYGEVGRPSIAPERLLRAQLLMLLYTIRSERMLVEQLRYNLLFRWFVGLGMSEEVWHATVFTKNRDRLLEGDVARQFFGEIVRQAKQQGLMSSEHFSVDGTMVEAWASQKSFRPKQEKSDEDEPKQGGRNREVDFRGQQRSNETHESVTDPEARLWRKSQTAEAKLSYLGHVLGENRHGLIVNVRVTKAYGRAEREAAVEMAREIPGGTKRVTLAGDKGYDTREFVEQMKDLNVTPHVAQNVSGRRSAVDGRTTRHEGYWMSQRRRKLVEEFFGWAKVVAGLRKVKLRGREKVGWLFTLAAAAYNLVRMRNLMAAATA